In one Alnus glutinosa chromosome 14, dhAlnGlut1.1, whole genome shotgun sequence genomic region, the following are encoded:
- the LOC133856947 gene encoding uncharacterized protein LOC133856947: MGFFSEFHNSCQFEKSLNATFVSLIPKKADAMEVKDFRPISLVGGVYKIISKVLANRLKSVLGKIISSSQNAFIGGRQILDSVLIANECLDSQIRSGEAGLLCKLDLEKAYDHVNWDFLLYMLQRCGFGERWRDWIKCCISTVKFSILINGTPHGFFQSSRGIRQGDPLSPLLFVVVMEALSRMLYASMHQGLLSGFSVGIRGNEALVVNHLLFADDTLIFCGAQAEHVRNLRCTFLCFEAVSGLRINLGKSELVPVGEVEDVESLAHILGCRIGSLPMTYLGMPLGASFKSISIWNGVIEKVERRLASWKKLYLSKGAKKLEQLQRNFLWNGMGDETKFHLVNWHRICLPIKAGGLGVRNVINFNQALLGKWIWRFSQERDALWRSVIEVKYGSVRGGWCSLPVTGPYGVSVWKFIRKGWDNVAKFLRYEVGDGSHIRFWHDLWCGDRPLKLCFPTLFTIARSPDAWVVDNLSMVRGVAHWNVLFTRNAQDWELEMVMSFFEQLYSTRVRHGEVDRAVWILSKRRNFEVKTFYKALVCHETASFPWKGIWRVKAPKRVAFFVWTAALGKILTHDNLRRRGIVVVEWCVMCKKHGESVDHLLLHCDVARVVWSFFYGLFGVEWVMPRSVLDLLSAWGTLLGRGPAHRVWKQVPLCVLWGLWRERNSRLFEDVEVQAGALCRIMLNMLFFWVSANGMGSMSYADFLLSCSFRSSN, translated from the exons atggggtttttttcagaatttcataatagttgcCAGTTCGAGAAGAGCTtgaatgctacttttgtttcCCTTATTCCTAAGAAGGCTGATGCGATGGAAGTTAAggattttaggcctattagtttggtgggaggggtctataaaattatctctaaggtccttgctaacagGCTTAAATCAGTGTTGGGAAAAATTATCTCGAGTtctcagaatgcttttattgGTGGAAGGCAAATCTTGGACtcagttcttattgccaatgaatgtttggatagtcaGATACGGTCAGGGGAGGCTGGGTTATTATGcaaactggatttggagaaagcttatgatcacgtgaattgggatttccttctttacatgcttcagagatgtgggtttggggagaggtggagggaTTGGATTAAATGTTGCATTTCTACAGTAAAATTTTCCATATTGATTAATGGTACCCCTCATGGTTTCTTTCAGAGTTCgcgggggattaggcaaggtgatcctctttctcctttgctgtttgtggtggttatggaagcgcttagCAGGATGTTGTATGCGTCTATGCATCAAGGCTTGCTGTCAGGTTTCTCTGTGGGCATTAGGGgtaatgaagctttagtggtgaatcacttattgtttgcggatgataccttaattttcTGTGGAGCACAAGCCGAGCAcgttcgaaatttgaggtgtaccttcttatgtttcgaagcggtgtcagggttgaggatcaatttaggcaaatccgaattggtccctgttggcgaggtggaagatgtggagtctttggcacatattctgGGGTGTAGAATTGGGTCTTTGCCGATGACctatttgggtatgccgttgggAGCGTctttcaaatctatttctatttggaatggggttattgagaaggtggaacgaaggttggctagttggaagaaactttatttatccaagggaG ctaaaAAGCTGGAGCAGCTTCAAAGGAATTTTCTCTGGAATGGTatgggtgatgagactaaatttcatttagtcaattggcatcgtaTTTGTCTTCCAATTAAGGCTGGTGGACTAGgagttcgtaatgttattaatttcaatcaagccttattggggaaatGGATCTGGAGATTTTCTCAGGAGcgcgatgctttgtggagatcggttattgaggtgaagtatgggagtgtgaggggaggttggtgttctttaccggtgacagggccttatggtgtcagtgtttggaagtttattcgtaaggggtgggataatgttgccaagtttttgcgttatgaggtgggtgatgggtcccatattcgcttttggcatgatctatggtgtggggacaggcctctcaagctctgtttTCCAACTTTGTTTACCATTGcgcgttctcctgatgcttgggtggtggataatttgtctatgGTTCGAGgtgtggctcattggaatgttctctttacgcgcaatgctcaggattgggagttggagatggtgatgtcctttttcgaacagttatactctactcgggttcggcatggggaggttgatagggcggtgtggattctttccaagaggaggaattttgaagtgaagaccttctataaagctttagtttgtcacgagacggcttcttttccttggaagggtatatggcgtgttaaagctccgaagcgggttgcgttctttgtatggacagcagctttagggaagattttaactcatgacaactTACGAAGGCGTGGAATTGTGGTGGtcgagtggtgtgttatgtgtaaaaagcatggggaatccgttgatcaccttcttctccattgtgacgtggctcgagttgtttggagttttttttatggtttgtttggggtggagtgggttatgcctaggagcgTATTGGACTTATTGAGTGCTTGGGgtactttgctgggtcgtggtcctgcTCACCGtgtttggaagcaggttcctctttgtgttttgtggggcttgtggcgggagagaaattctaggctttttgaggatgtggaggttcaggctggggctctttgtagaattatgcttaatatgttgtttttttgggtgtcGGCGAATGGCATGGGTAGTATGTcgtacgctgattttttactttcttgttcgtttcggtcctctaattag